In Musa acuminata AAA Group cultivar baxijiao chromosome BXJ2-8, Cavendish_Baxijiao_AAA, whole genome shotgun sequence, one genomic interval encodes:
- the LOC135618845 gene encoding protein translation factor SUI1 homolog, whose amino-acid sequence MSDLDVQLPTAFDPFAEANADDSGAGAKEYVHVRVQQRNGRKSLTTVQGLKKEFSYNKILKDLKKEFCCNGTVVQDPELGQVIQLQGDQRKNVSNFLSQTGIVKKELIKIHGF is encoded by the exons ATGTCTGATCTTGACGTCCAGCTCCCCACTGCTTTTG ACCCGTTTGCTGAAGCAAATGCTGACGACTCCGGTGCTGGTGCAAAGGAATACGTGCATGTGCGGGTACAACAGCGGAACGGCAGGAAGAGTTTAACCACAGTGCAAGGATTAAAAAAGGAGTTCAGTTATAACAAGATCTTGAAGGACCTGAAGAAGGAGTTCTGTTGCAATGGTACTGTCGTCCAAGATCCAGAGTTAGGGCAG GTTATTCAACTCCAAGGTGATCAGCGAAAGAATGTGTCTAACTTTCTTAGTCAG ACTGGCATAGTGAAGAAGGAACTCATCAAGATTCATGGTTTCTGA